From Coccinella septempunctata chromosome 4, icCocSept1.1, whole genome shotgun sequence, a single genomic window includes:
- the LOC123311649 gene encoding uncharacterized protein LOC123311649 yields MPRNRYIHRGKEIYRSVEVYKKCKINRKGKIQHKRNPITTMDTALHRITSGTTSTIQRRGEPNLKFKEKIEIDMEMVVENIKVLKPGRSCGPEGIYAELIKNGTKKLFHLLTTIFSRYINGEDVPDAWKPAYVSSIHKKGKKNVCSKGSKASQLQVRLSRLYERVLRTLIEKKIDEENNVDSELEDLARTMCTV; encoded by the coding sequence ATGCCAAGAAATAGATACATACATAGGGGGAAGGAAATCTATAGAAGTGTGGAAGTttataaaaaatgtaaaatcAACAGGAAAGGAAAAATCCAACATAAGCGTAATCCGATAACAACAATGGATACAGCACTACACAGAATTACTTCAGGAACGACGTCCACAATACAGAGAAGAGGAGAACCCAATTTAAAATTCAaggagaaaattgaaattgatatgGAAATGGTGGTGGAGAATATAAAAGTTCTGAAACCGGGTAGATCCTGTGGACCAGAAGGGATATATGCGGAGCTCATCAAGAACGGTACTAAAAAACTTTTCCACCTGCTCACTACAATATTCAGCCGATACATAAACGGTGAGGATGTTCCAGATGCTTGGAAACCGGCTTATGTATCCTCAATCcataaaaaagggaaaaaaaatgtatGCTCGAAAGGCTCGAAGGCATCTCAGTTACAAGTACGCCTAAGCAGACTATACGAAAGAGTTTTAAGAACcctaatagaaaaaaaaattgacgaagagAACAATGTGGATTcagagctggaagatcttgcaCGGACAATGTGTACTGTATGa